A window of Longimicrobium sp. genomic DNA:
AGATCGGCCCCGCACCATCACCCCTCCGTTTCCTCCGTTCCCTCCGTGTGATCCCCATCTTTTGAATTTCGGTTCCTCAGCGCGACACCTGCCGGATCGCCTCGTACAGCGCAATGCCGACGGCCGTGGCGAGGTTCAGCGAGCGAGCGCCGTCGCGCATGGGGATGCGCAGGCAGCGGGACGGGTCGCGCGCGAGCAGGTCGTCGGGGAGGCCGCGCGACTCGGGGCCGAAGAGGAGCGCGTCGCCGGGCGCGAAGTCGGCGTTCCACAGCGTGCGCTCGGCCTTCGTGGACAGCATCCACACGCGCCGGCCGGCGACCGCCTGCTCGAAGTCCACCCAGGCGACGTGGTGCGTGTAGTCCACCTCGTCCCAATAATCCATCACCGCGCGTTTCGCCTTCGGGTGATGGAAGGAGAAGCCGAGGCGGCCGATCAGGTGCAGCGGCGTGCCCGTGGCCCCGCAGAGGCGCGCGACGTTGCCGGCGTTCGGCGGGATCTCGGGCTCGTACAGGGCGACGTGCAGCGGATCGGCGAGCGGAAGGAGCGGCATCGGCGCACGAGGGTTCGGGTGATCGCGCCGACAATCTGCCATGCCTCGCCCGTTGTCGCATCCTGCTGCCGCGTTTAGCTTTCCGCGCCCCGTCACCCTCGATCGAATCACCGACATCCGATCTCCGATCCCGCGATGAAGATCCTCTCGATTCTCCTGGCGCTCGTCGCGGCCGCTCCGCTCGCGGCGCAGCAGCCGGCGCTGCCGAACAACGGCCCGTTCACCCAGCCGCCGCAGTTGCTGAACCGCGACGAGGTGCAGCGGCTGGCGGAAGCCAGCTACCCGGCGGAGCTCAAGGCGCAGGGGTTCGGCGGCACGCCCACCGTGCGCCTGTTCGTGGATGCGGACGGAACGGTGAAGCAGGTCCGGCTGGACCGCTCCAGCGCCCTGCCGCCGCTGGATTCGGCGGCGCTGAAGGTGGCGGAGGCGATGCGCTTTGCCCCCGCGCGCGACGGCGACCGCCCGGTGCACCTGTGGATCACGCTGCCGGTGGAGTTCAGCCTGAACCTTCCCACGCCCACCGCGGTTGCCACGCCGCCGCGGACCGCCAACCTGTACGACGTGGAGCGCGAGATCGGGCGCGTTCTGAACGACCGCCAGCTCCGGCACGACCGCAACCCCATCGTCCGCATCTACGTGGGCGCCGACGGGGTGCCGCAGGCATTCGACCTGGCCGAGCCCAGCGGCGACCGCGGGCTGGACTACGCCGCCCTGCGCGCCGCCATGAAGGCGCGCTTCGAGCCGGCCCGCGACGCCGCCGGCCAGCCCGTCGCCGTGTGGGTGCGCGTCGAAGTCCGCCCGCACCGCTGACGCACCCGGCGAGCACGACGCAGCCCCTCCGCGACTCGGATCTCGGAGGGGCTGCTGGTTTTGTGGAGATGGCGATCCGTCGCGTCAGCCGATCGCGCGGCGGTGGAAGGTGCGCAGGCCGATGGCGCCGAAGCCGGCGGTGAGCACCAGCAGCATCGCCATCACCACCGCGAGCGGCATGTGCGGCGCCGACGGGGTGAGCGAGGCGCGCATCCCCTCGGAGACGTAGACCAGCGGGTTGACCAGCACGAGGTACTTGACCACGGGGACGGCGTCGAGCCCGCGCCACGGGTAGTAGGTGCAGCCGAAGAAGATCATCGGCGCCACGATCATGCTGAACATCAGCCCGATGTGCTGCGGCTGCACCGCCGTCCCCAGCAGCAGCCCCATCGACGAGAACGCCGCCGCGCCGAGCGTGGCCACCGCGACGACCTCGCCCGCGTGCGACAACGTGAGCCCGGGGATCGACCCCATGATCAGCCGCGCCACGGGGAGGACGAAGAGCGCGGAGACCAGCCCCTGCAGCACCCCCGCGACGATCTTCTCCACCGCCACCAGCCACGTGGGGATGGGCGCCAGCAGCCGGTCCTCGATCTCCCTGGTGGCGGCGAAGTCCACCACCATCGGCAGGGAGACGGCCTGTACCGCGGCCATCGCCAGGCTCACCGCCAGCACGCCGGGCAGCAGCGTGGCCGTGTAGCCGCGGTTGGTGAAGCCCATCTTCGGCAGCATCCACCCGAACACGGTGACGAACAGGATCGGCTGCAGCGCCGTTCGCGCCAGGAACGCCGGCAATTCCTTCCGGGCCACGCGCAGGTCGCGCCGGAGCAGCGCGCCGAACACCCGCAGCGGGCTCACGCGGGGCGCGTGGTGCGGCGCGTCCGCGGCCATGGCGAGTGTCGTCATGCCAGCTTCCTTCCGGTCAGGGAGATGAACAGCGTCTCGAGCGACGGCCGCTGCAGCTGGATGTCGCGCACCGCGCGCCCACCCGACTCCGCCGATGCGATCAGCGCGGGGATCATCTCGCCGCCCCGCGGGCTGAACACGCGCAGCACCGGCCCGCGCGCCTCCGCCCGGTCCACGCCGGCGACGGCGGATGCCGCGTCGACCAGGTCGGACGCATCCCCGTCCACCGTCAGCTCGACGAGCGTGCCGCCGGGCGCCTGGCCGCGGAGCGCGGCGGGCGTGTCGAGCGCCAGCAGCTTCCCCTGGTCGATGATGGCGATGCGGTCGCAGAGCTGGTCGGCCTCCTCCATGTAGTGCGTGGTCATCACGATGGTGCGCCCCTGCGCGTGCAGCTCGCGCAGAATCTCCCACAGCCCCAGCCGCGCGGCGGGGTCGAGCCCCACCGTGGGCTCGTCGAGGAAGACGACCTTCGGCTCGTGCACCAGCGCCCGCGCGATCATCAGCCGCTGCTGCTGC
This region includes:
- a CDS encoding ABC transporter ATP-binding protein translates to MDAAIETVGLRKVYPAPKVPGQRRAKAPTSPGVLALDGLDLRVGHGEFFGMLGPNGAGKTTTIGILTTRVRPSGGQARVDGVEVSAHPVEVRRRIGVVPQRPNPDRALNVLENLLFHASYFGIPRAVALPRAMGLMERLGFADKAGAKVDALSGGQQQRLMIARALVHEPKVVFLDEPTVGLDPAARLGLWEILRELHAQGRTIVMTTHYMEEADQLCDRIAIIDQGKLLALDTPAALRGQAPGGTLVELTVDGDASDLVDAASAVAGVDRAEARGPVLRVFSPRGGEMIPALIASAESGGRAVRDIQLQRPSLETLFISLTGRKLA
- a CDS encoding ABC transporter permease; this encodes MTTLAMAADAPHHAPRVSPLRVFGALLRRDLRVARKELPAFLARTALQPILFVTVFGWMLPKMGFTNRGYTATLLPGVLAVSLAMAAVQAVSLPMVVDFAATREIEDRLLAPIPTWLVAVEKIVAGVLQGLVSALFVLPVARLIMGSIPGLTLSHAGEVVAVATLGAAAFSSMGLLLGTAVQPQHIGLMFSMIVAPMIFFGCTYYPWRGLDAVPVVKYLVLVNPLVYVSEGMRASLTPSAPHMPLAVVMAMLLVLTAGFGAIGLRTFHRRAIG
- a CDS encoding tRNA (cytidine(34)-2'-O)-methyltransferase, whose protein sequence is MPLLPLADPLHVALYEPEIPPNAGNVARLCGATGTPLHLIGRLGFSFHHPKAKRAVMDYWDEVDYTHHVAWVDFEQAVAGRRVWMLSTKAERTLWNADFAPGDALLFGPESRGLPDDLLARDPSRCLRIPMRDGARSLNLATAVGIALYEAIRQVSR
- a CDS encoding TonB family protein gives rise to the protein MKILSILLALVAAAPLAAQQPALPNNGPFTQPPQLLNRDEVQRLAEASYPAELKAQGFGGTPTVRLFVDADGTVKQVRLDRSSALPPLDSAALKVAEAMRFAPARDGDRPVHLWITLPVEFSLNLPTPTAVATPPRTANLYDVEREIGRVLNDRQLRHDRNPIVRIYVGADGVPQAFDLAEPSGDRGLDYAALRAAMKARFEPARDAAGQPVAVWVRVEVRPHR